From Vibrio fortis, a single genomic window includes:
- a CDS encoding methyltransferase domain-containing protein, translated as MYRYDDVFYDYINVGSVESASIVVPYVLEVIDVSSILDVGCGQGAWLSVWKRDNDIQVMGLDGSYVNPDKLLIDSEEFISADISNSFDLKRKFSLCQCLEVAEHIPEDRADILINNICAHADVVMFSAAPIGQGGENHVNEKPYSYWKLKFSERGFDMYDPIRPKLAKHREVKGWYKNNIFFFIKQKSKYSDKLSFSKISLESDIRDYSGLFERTIKYIVGLLPIKAVTFLALCKKKVFVYMYRFRRRYNVWRKSLHCIG; from the coding sequence ATGTATCGCTATGATGATGTTTTTTACGATTACATAAACGTCGGTTCTGTTGAGTCGGCGAGCATTGTAGTGCCTTACGTGTTAGAGGTGATTGACGTAAGCAGTATACTTGATGTCGGCTGTGGGCAAGGGGCGTGGTTAAGCGTATGGAAAAGAGATAATGACATTCAAGTTATGGGCTTGGACGGCAGCTATGTAAACCCTGACAAATTGTTGATCGATAGTGAGGAATTTATCTCGGCTGACATTTCGAATTCGTTCGACTTGAAACGAAAATTTTCACTTTGTCAGTGTCTAGAGGTTGCGGAACATATACCAGAAGATCGAGCAGATATTCTAATCAATAACATATGTGCTCATGCTGATGTTGTTATGTTTTCTGCTGCTCCTATTGGCCAAGGCGGAGAAAATCATGTCAATGAGAAACCATATAGTTACTGGAAGCTAAAGTTTAGTGAGCGTGGCTTTGACATGTATGATCCAATCAGACCTAAGCTGGCTAAGCACAGAGAGGTCAAAGGTTGGTATAAAAATAATATTTTCTTTTTCATCAAACAAAAATCAAAGTACTCGGATAAATTATCTTTCAGTAAAATTTCATTGGAATCTGATATTAGAGATTATAGTGGTTTATTTGAACGAACTATCAAATATATTGTTGGGCTTCTTCCCATTAAAGCTGTGACTTTCTTAGCGCTTTGTAAGAAAAAGGTTTTTGTTTATATGTATAGATTTAGGAGAAGATATAATGTCTGGCGTAAATCTTTACATTGTATTGGCTAG
- a CDS encoding RDD family protein produces MEMSQEGRIIDGKPWVCSFGIRIFALIIDSLILGGVGFVLSSFFEQQFIQLGDLAWVVGALVSISYFSVFNSSLVGGQTLGKNATNIKVVDANNKTLSFPRSLARYCILSIPYYLGSVTASSEVMLPFADTIVSFFVIAVFFGTVYLYIFNKVTRQSLHDVIVGSFVVNLNSTPTAAPTKVWKGHLIIIVTLASLLTVVPAFFSEEETVDRLTVTQEILDDFDVVSSSYVASGTSHFSSSETGSRTTTYVDVSVTLVEDDVLNESIAQAIAQEVVFSYPESIDKDVMNVTLSYGYDIGIWSNWNSKTYRFNPKE; encoded by the coding sequence ATGGAAATGAGTCAAGAAGGCAGGATAATCGACGGAAAGCCTTGGGTTTGTAGCTTTGGAATACGAATTTTCGCACTTATTATCGATTCGCTAATTCTCGGTGGTGTAGGGTTCGTACTAAGTAGTTTTTTTGAACAGCAGTTTATTCAGCTCGGCGATCTCGCTTGGGTTGTTGGTGCGCTGGTATCCATCTCTTACTTTAGTGTTTTCAACAGTTCGTTAGTTGGGGGGCAAACCTTAGGTAAGAATGCTACCAATATAAAGGTTGTTGATGCGAATAACAAAACACTGAGCTTTCCAAGATCATTAGCGAGATACTGCATTTTATCAATTCCTTACTACCTTGGGAGTGTAACGGCCAGCAGTGAGGTGATGCTGCCTTTTGCTGATACGATTGTCTCTTTTTTCGTAATCGCTGTGTTCTTTGGGACAGTCTACCTCTATATCTTCAACAAAGTGACGCGTCAGAGTTTGCATGACGTCATAGTTGGATCATTTGTCGTTAATCTAAATAGTACGCCCACCGCCGCCCCGACTAAAGTGTGGAAAGGACACTTAATCATTATTGTAACGTTAGCATCTTTATTGACAGTGGTTCCTGCATTTTTCTCCGAAGAGGAGACAGTGGATCGCCTAACTGTTACACAAGAGATTTTGGATGACTTTGATGTTGTTTCATCATCTTACGTTGCGTCTGGGACAAGTCATTTCAGTTCTTCAGAAACAGGTTCTAGAACTACAACGTACGTTGATGTGAGTGTAACTCTGGTGGAAGACGATGTTCTCAATGAATCTATTGCTCAAGCAATCGCTCAGGAAGTGGTTTTTAGTTATCCGGAATCTATCGATAAAGATGTGATGAATGTGACTCTATCCTATGGCTACGATATTGGTATTTGGTCTAATTGGAATAGCAAAACATATCGTTTTAACCCCAAGGAATAG
- a CDS encoding glycosyltransferase family 2 protein translates to MSTPKLAIVIPCYNEEDIFIHCLSNVKELLIELIDSQEVAPSSYILFVDDGSTDQTWDLISKSSRGDSLIKGIKLASNVGHQKALFAGLSHVNSDVSVTLDADLQDDIHVISKMLSNVKMGHDVVFGVRNSRESDSFFKKTSAQIFYKLLSFLRIHHVENHADFRMMTSKVTKALLEHRESNLYLRGLVRQIGFSSSIVEYARSERSYGTSKYPLKRMISLALDAITSHSIVPLRVITFLGLGISCVSFLAGINAIYVKLTGDAIDGWASLITSIYFIGGVQLMSLGVIGEYVGRTYVESKKRPGFFIDKETD, encoded by the coding sequence TTGAGTACTCCCAAGCTTGCTATAGTGATCCCTTGTTATAATGAAGAAGATATCTTTATACACTGCCTGTCAAACGTAAAAGAGTTATTAATAGAGCTTATTGATTCTCAAGAAGTCGCTCCATCAAGTTATATTTTATTTGTAGATGATGGTAGTACTGACCAAACGTGGGATTTGATCTCTAAATCAAGCCGAGGCGACTCTTTAATAAAGGGAATTAAGTTAGCGAGTAATGTTGGACATCAAAAAGCGTTGTTTGCAGGACTTTCACACGTAAATAGTGACGTATCAGTAACTCTAGACGCTGATTTGCAAGATGATATTCATGTGATTAGTAAAATGCTTTCTAATGTGAAAATGGGACATGATGTGGTTTTTGGAGTTAGAAACTCTAGGGAATCTGACAGCTTCTTTAAGAAAACATCAGCCCAGATTTTTTACAAGTTACTGTCGTTCTTAAGAATACATCATGTTGAGAATCATGCTGATTTTCGGATGATGACAAGTAAAGTCACAAAAGCTCTACTGGAGCATCGAGAGTCAAATCTATACTTGCGTGGCTTAGTTCGACAGATTGGTTTTAGTTCTAGCATCGTTGAGTACGCTAGAAGTGAACGTAGTTACGGTACAAGTAAGTATCCACTAAAGCGAATGATCTCACTTGCTTTGGATGCAATTACCTCCCATTCCATCGTTCCATTAAGAGTTATTACATTTTTAGGTCTTGGAATTTCGTGTGTTTCATTTTTAGCGGGGATTAACGCTATCTATGTGAAGCTCACAGGTGATGCCATTGATGGATGGGCTTCGTTAATTACTTCAATTTATTTTATCGGTGGGGTTCAATTAATGAGTTTGGGTGTGATCGGTGAATATGTAGGTAGAACTTATGTTGAGTCGAAAAAAAGACCAGGTTTCTTCATTGATAAAGAAACGGACTAA
- a CDS encoding EamA family transporter yields MSGVNLYIVLASVLFASFGQLFLKLGAMNMQHAKFFVNLWLLFGFLFYIMGAGLWIYVLSREDLIKVFPFTALTFIITYFFGYFMLGENVSKLDTLGILLIISGLMIIVKN; encoded by the coding sequence ATGTCTGGCGTAAATCTTTACATTGTATTGGCTAGTGTATTATTTGCGTCTTTTGGCCAGCTATTCCTTAAGCTTGGCGCAATGAATATGCAGCACGCTAAGTTTTTTGTGAACTTATGGCTTTTGTTCGGTTTCCTTTTCTATATTATGGGTGCGGGATTATGGATATATGTTTTATCTCGAGAAGACTTAATCAAGGTTTTCCCATTTACAGCTCTTACTTTTATAATTACTTACTTCTTCGGATATTTTATGTTAGGAGAGAATGTTAGCAAGCTAGATACGTTGGGTATATTGTTAATCATTAGTGGATTGATGATCATTGTTAAAAATTGA
- a CDS encoding NIPSNAP family protein — MITCYVRYVIDPKKVKEFEEYAKMWIPLVAKFGGQHNGYFLPSEGANNIALALFTFESLTAYEDYRIKSLKDPECIEAFAFAEKVDCIISYERSFFRPVLS, encoded by the coding sequence ATGATCACTTGTTATGTTCGCTATGTGATAGATCCCAAGAAAGTAAAAGAGTTCGAAGAGTACGCCAAGATGTGGATACCGTTGGTGGCAAAATTTGGTGGACAGCACAATGGTTATTTCTTGCCTTCTGAGGGAGCAAACAATATCGCGTTGGCATTGTTCACTTTTGAAAGCTTGACGGCTTATGAAGATTATCGAATCAAGTCTTTGAAGGATCCTGAGTGTATTGAAGCTTTTGCTTTCGCTGAGAAAGTGGATTGTATCATCAGCTATGAACGCAGCTTCTTCCGTCCGGTTTTGAGTTAG
- a CDS encoding LysE family translocator encodes MFPLEVFVTYTLACLLLVISPGPDNLLAIGRGLSQGRFAAIVSGLSSGAGILFHVIAATFGLTLLIQTSEVAFYAVKLVGAAYLIWLGVKVLRSRNLFSLEPAKKQSLKVIFSTGFLSAALNPKPGMFVLAFVPQFVNPSLGSVTTQMIGYGVWFAALTALGFSLMGVFSSQLSDWFRNKPKLVSGLNIGAGVTFVSSGLAVAFMKQR; translated from the coding sequence ATGTTTCCCTTAGAGGTATTTGTCACCTATACATTAGCGTGTTTACTACTGGTGATTTCACCGGGGCCAGACAATTTGCTCGCCATTGGACGAGGCTTGAGCCAAGGTCGATTTGCCGCGATTGTGTCTGGATTGTCGTCAGGGGCGGGTATTCTATTTCACGTTATTGCGGCTACATTCGGCTTAACACTGCTTATTCAAACCTCTGAAGTCGCGTTCTATGCAGTTAAGTTGGTGGGTGCGGCCTACCTTATCTGGCTGGGCGTGAAAGTGCTTCGCTCACGTAATTTGTTCTCGTTGGAACCCGCTAAGAAGCAGTCACTTAAAGTGATATTTTCGACCGGATTCCTCTCTGCGGCTCTTAACCCTAAACCGGGTATGTTCGTGTTGGCATTCGTTCCGCAATTTGTAAACCCAAGCTTAGGGTCTGTAACCACGCAGATGATCGGTTATGGGGTGTGGTTTGCGGCATTGACGGCATTGGGCTTTAGCTTGATGGGTGTGTTCTCGTCTCAGCTGTCTGACTGGTTCAGAAACAAACCCAAGTTGGTGTCAGGACTTAATATTGGCGCGGGCGTGACCTTCGTGTCATCAGGATTGGCCGTGGCTTTCATGAAGCAACGATAG
- a CDS encoding GNAT family N-acetyltransferase, whose translation MVTIERLTQPLMDAVKSVQLADEQVKFAGTAEEFLQDVTETTHLHVIKLDDDVVGFFKLDIAYSDNYEFCPTTAIGLRAFALDKRQQGKGLGTAAVKALFPYLKEYYGSFEFIYLTVNLKNPGAIACYQKGGFEKTEELYLGGAAGSQHIMRGRLRAKDKNTNNHQHI comes from the coding sequence ATGGTAACAATCGAGCGATTGACGCAACCGCTAATGGACGCAGTAAAGTCGGTGCAACTGGCAGATGAACAAGTTAAATTTGCAGGTACTGCCGAAGAGTTCTTACAAGACGTTACTGAGACTACCCACCTGCATGTGATTAAGCTCGATGATGACGTTGTCGGTTTCTTCAAGCTTGATATTGCATACTCTGACAATTATGAGTTTTGCCCGACAACAGCTATAGGCTTGCGAGCGTTCGCGTTAGATAAAAGACAACAAGGTAAGGGGCTCGGAACTGCAGCAGTTAAGGCATTGTTCCCTTATCTGAAGGAGTATTATGGTTCGTTCGAATTTATCTATTTAACTGTAAATCTAAAGAATCCAGGTGCCATTGCCTGTTACCAGAAGGGTGGTTTTGAAAAGACCGAAGAGTTGTATCTCGGAGGTGCCGCTGGCTCACAACATATTATGCGTGGGAGGTTACGGGCTAAGGATAAAAACACGAACAACCATCAACATATATAG